Proteins found in one Arthrobacter pascens genomic segment:
- a CDS encoding CBM96 family carbohydrate-binding protein, with protein MDRHDPPIVPNGGDVATAWTTGPTRFLTFDRGGLMFWRKCVAVASSIVVAFAIITPTTASAATTISPTMDAYVQADKATTNFGASVRLSTEGRANIWRNALLRFNVQVPAGEHVVSAKLRAYSEASTTSTEFVDVFTTSGGWTERGVTWNNAPARGTWLGKTGGFATGSWVEWDVTKGVSAKGGEQNFKLESNAQKWIGFKSKESSSLRPRLVVTTAPDTVTPTEAAVVHGWGARVTGDEFNYTGAPDATKWIVYNSAGHAGKGIRSPQQVTVDGSKMVMTGTPDGTTAGMGAKFANQKYGRWEVRAAGSGDNEYHMVSILWPDSENWPCDGEVDYAETTGDWNAITFFHHYSCENRQVSESRTLDVSQFHNYAVDWSPAGIVGYIDGVKWFETTEPAHQPPGPMHQTLQLDWFPDSTANGAGEMRVDWVRVYAAAGTA; from the coding sequence GTGGACCGGCACGACCCCCCGATTGTTCCCAATGGCGGCGATGTAGCAACCGCATGGACAACGGGTCCAACAAGATTTTTAACCTTCGATAGGGGCGGGCTGATGTTCTGGCGTAAATGCGTAGCGGTTGCATCATCGATTGTGGTTGCGTTCGCCATCATTACTCCGACAACGGCAAGCGCCGCAACGACGATCTCGCCGACCATGGACGCCTACGTACAGGCGGACAAGGCGACTACCAACTTTGGGGCTAGCGTCCGTTTGTCTACAGAGGGCCGGGCGAACATCTGGCGGAACGCACTACTACGGTTCAATGTTCAAGTTCCCGCTGGCGAACATGTTGTTTCGGCTAAACTGCGGGCATATTCGGAGGCATCCACAACTTCCACTGAGTTCGTGGATGTTTTCACTACGTCTGGCGGCTGGACCGAGCGGGGAGTTACCTGGAACAACGCACCAGCACGCGGGACGTGGCTGGGGAAGACTGGCGGGTTCGCTACCGGCTCTTGGGTTGAATGGGATGTTACTAAGGGCGTTAGCGCAAAGGGTGGCGAGCAGAACTTCAAGCTCGAAAGCAACGCGCAGAAGTGGATTGGGTTCAAGTCAAAGGAATCTTCGTCCCTGCGTCCACGGCTGGTCGTGACGACCGCGCCTGACACGGTAACCCCTACCGAGGCGGCGGTAGTCCATGGTTGGGGCGCGCGTGTAACTGGCGACGAGTTCAATTACACAGGTGCGCCGGATGCCACGAAGTGGATTGTTTACAATAGCGCCGGGCACGCGGGCAAGGGTATCCGGAGTCCACAGCAGGTTACCGTGGACGGTTCCAAAATGGTCATGACTGGAACACCGGATGGCACGACCGCTGGAATGGGCGCGAAGTTTGCAAACCAGAAGTACGGCCGGTGGGAAGTCCGTGCGGCCGGGTCTGGTGATAATGAGTACCATATGGTGTCCATCCTGTGGCCGGATAGTGAGAATTGGCCGTGTGACGGCGAAGTTGACTACGCGGAGACGACTGGTGACTGGAACGCCATCACGTTCTTCCACCACTACTCATGTGAAAACCGTCAGGTGTCCGAGTCAAGGACCCTGGACGTTTCACAGTTCCACAACTACGCAGTGGACTGGTCTCCAGCCGGGATCGTCGGCTACATTGACGGCGTGAAGTGGTTCGAGACCACAGAGCCGGCGCACCAGCCTCCCGGTCCGATGCACCAGACGCTACAACTGGATTGGTTCCCAGACAGCACTGCTAACGGCGCCGGCGAGATGCGAGTGGATTGGGTTCGCGTGTATGCGGCAGCTGGAACGGCCTAG
- a CDS encoding sensor histidine kinase: protein MTHAVPVKDAPAGQADASFDEITAKRRGLLRRYLYQHPRVMDGVVALSYSLLVAPTAVDAIVSGGWLTAALLMAVAGSMFFRRSHAVALVAFVAVVEVAVTLLHPWGSNVSAGLWFSLYAVAVVHTRRFALITLAVATAPVALLYLLAAVGPMQTSFVHDGSPNPGDFHLLTSIATGATIALSNVIATGIGISVRQRRGHEQEIAAWAARTASLASVNERTRIAREMHDVVAHSLTVMISLSDGAAVVVRKSPERAGEVLGELSRTGRTALADMRRVLGVLRDDAEGTAPRQPLASGDSFAKLLEGFRTAGLPLHYSHTGPALPQDAAFQLTVYRIVQESLTNVLRYGRSLSRVDVNIVRAASTVTIEVLDDGTGSVGQGTFEAGGPGSGQVLGPGPALGSGQGLAGMAERARIYSGTVEAGRHGHGWRVRAVLTWPGDDQPGILEYREYKESIKQLGARHD from the coding sequence ATGACGCATGCCGTACCCGTAAAGGACGCGCCGGCCGGACAGGCCGACGCGTCCTTTGACGAAATCACGGCCAAGCGCCGCGGGCTGCTCCGACGCTACCTGTACCAGCATCCACGGGTGATGGACGGGGTTGTGGCATTGAGCTATTCGCTGCTGGTCGCCCCCACGGCGGTGGACGCCATCGTGTCAGGTGGCTGGCTCACGGCTGCCCTGCTCATGGCAGTAGCCGGTTCAATGTTCTTCCGGCGCTCCCACGCCGTGGCGCTGGTGGCCTTCGTGGCAGTGGTGGAAGTGGCGGTGACCCTCCTGCACCCTTGGGGTTCCAACGTTTCCGCCGGGCTGTGGTTCTCGCTGTACGCCGTGGCAGTAGTGCACACACGACGGTTCGCGCTCATCACCCTTGCGGTTGCCACGGCGCCGGTTGCCCTGCTCTACCTGCTGGCTGCCGTCGGGCCGATGCAGACCTCGTTTGTCCATGACGGGAGCCCGAATCCCGGGGATTTCCACCTTCTGACCAGCATCGCCACCGGTGCCACGATTGCGCTGTCCAACGTTATCGCCACCGGCATCGGCATCTCGGTCAGGCAGCGGCGCGGACATGAACAGGAAATCGCCGCCTGGGCGGCCCGGACGGCCAGCCTCGCATCCGTCAACGAACGGACCCGGATCGCCCGCGAAATGCACGACGTCGTTGCCCACTCGCTGACAGTGATGATCAGTTTGTCGGACGGCGCCGCCGTGGTGGTCAGGAAGAGCCCGGAGCGCGCCGGAGAGGTGCTCGGTGAGCTCTCCCGCACGGGCCGGACCGCGCTGGCGGACATGCGGCGGGTGTTGGGGGTGCTCCGGGACGACGCCGAAGGTACAGCACCGCGGCAGCCGCTGGCGTCCGGGGACAGCTTTGCCAAGTTGTTGGAAGGCTTCCGCACCGCGGGCCTTCCCCTGCATTATTCGCACACAGGCCCGGCACTGCCCCAGGACGCAGCCTTCCAGCTCACGGTCTACCGGATTGTGCAGGAATCGCTCACGAATGTGCTCCGCTACGGCCGTTCCCTCAGCCGGGTGGACGTGAACATTGTCCGCGCCGCGTCTACCGTCACCATTGAGGTGCTCGACGACGGCACAGGGTCTGTGGGGCAAGGCACCTTTGAGGCTGGCGGACCGGGGTCCGGACAGGTCCTGGGGCCGGGACCGGCTTTGGGTTCCGGACAGGGGCTGGCGGGGATGGCGGAGCGGGCGCGGATCTACTCGGGAACGGTGGAAGCCGGCCGGCATGGCCACGGCTGGCGGGTCCGGGCCGTGCTTACATGGCCTGGAGATGACCAGCCCGGGATACTCGAATACCGGGAGTACAAAGAATCCATCAAACAACTGGGGGCAAGGCATGACTGA
- a CDS encoding intradiol ring-cleavage dioxygenase: protein MTTSHTPKDPRTSIDQDGHKPHPNHDRGLEFDLSTLMSRRSLGMFFGAGGAAVALAACTPGGSTSTPSTPASTATGTASATTSATSSATATPTLTRAIAECGVEIPEETAGPYPGDGSNGPNVLEASGVVRQDITSSFGTSTTKAEGVPLTFTLTLLDNANGCVPLAGAAVYAWHCDKDGKYSMYDSGLENENFLRGVQEADANGQVTFTSIFPGAYLGRWPHIHFEVFESMSYATSAGQVLAVSQIALTDAACKEVYAMAGYESSARNFPRTTLQSDNVFGDDGGIYQLATMTGSASAGYTAGLNVTI, encoded by the coding sequence ATGACCACTTCACACACTCCCAAAGATCCCCGCACGTCCATTGATCAGGACGGCCACAAGCCCCATCCCAACCACGACCGAGGACTTGAGTTCGATCTGTCCACGCTGATGAGCCGCCGGTCGTTGGGGATGTTCTTTGGCGCCGGGGGCGCCGCCGTGGCACTGGCCGCCTGCACTCCCGGCGGGTCCACCTCCACACCCAGCACCCCGGCGTCGACCGCCACAGGTACCGCAAGCGCCACGACGTCGGCCACCTCGTCCGCGACCGCGACCCCCACGCTGACCCGGGCGATCGCGGAGTGTGGTGTGGAAATCCCGGAGGAAACGGCAGGGCCGTACCCCGGCGACGGCTCGAACGGTCCCAACGTCCTGGAGGCCTCCGGGGTGGTGCGGCAGGACATCACGTCCAGCTTCGGGACCTCAACCACCAAAGCGGAGGGTGTCCCGCTGACCTTCACGCTCACGCTCCTGGACAACGCCAACGGCTGCGTTCCCCTGGCCGGTGCTGCCGTGTACGCCTGGCATTGCGACAAGGACGGGAAATACTCCATGTACGATTCCGGCCTCGAAAACGAAAACTTCCTCCGCGGCGTCCAGGAAGCCGACGCGAACGGCCAGGTCACCTTTACCTCAATCTTCCCGGGCGCCTACCTGGGCCGTTGGCCGCACATCCATTTTGAAGTGTTCGAGTCCATGAGCTATGCCACCTCCGCGGGGCAGGTGTTGGCGGTCTCCCAGATAGCCCTGACCGACGCGGCGTGCAAGGAGGTCTATGCCATGGCTGGCTATGAGTCCAGCGCCCGGAACTTTCCCCGCACCACGCTGCAGTCGGACAACGTGTTCGGGGATGACGGCGGCATCTACCAGCTCGCCACGATGACCGGATCGGCCTCTGCCGGGTACACGGCGGGGCTGAACGTCACCATCTAA
- a CDS encoding ABC transporter ATP-binding protein, giving the protein MIEAKGLTKVYGGKTAVDGVGFTVQAGQVTGFLGPNGAGKSTTMRMIMGLDRPTSGTVTVNGLHYAEHKAPLHEVGALLDAKAVHTGRSAYNHLLAMAATHSIPKTRVHEVIEMTGLDAVAKKKAGGFSLGMGQRLGIAAALLGDPQTLILDEPVNGLDPEGVLWVRNLVRYLANQGKTIFLSSHLMSEMAQTADHLIVIGRGRIIADAPVQQIIAGTRQAKTLVRSSAASQLSALLAGNGVKVDQSETETLEVTGMDSRQIAQVALDNGVLVYELTPQLSSLEDAYFDLTKDEVEYHSHLAGGPADAYATATAGK; this is encoded by the coding sequence ATGATCGAGGCAAAAGGCCTGACCAAGGTTTACGGCGGCAAGACCGCTGTTGACGGCGTCGGCTTCACCGTCCAGGCAGGGCAGGTTACGGGCTTCTTGGGCCCCAACGGCGCCGGCAAATCAACCACCATGCGCATGATCATGGGATTGGACCGGCCGACGTCGGGCACGGTCACCGTGAACGGGCTCCACTACGCGGAGCACAAGGCGCCCCTGCACGAGGTTGGCGCACTGCTGGACGCTAAAGCCGTTCACACTGGCCGCAGCGCGTACAACCACCTGCTGGCCATGGCGGCCACGCACAGCATCCCGAAAACCCGGGTGCACGAGGTCATCGAGATGACCGGCCTGGACGCCGTGGCAAAGAAGAAGGCCGGCGGGTTTTCGCTCGGTATGGGGCAGCGGCTGGGCATCGCCGCGGCGCTGCTCGGTGATCCGCAGACACTCATCCTGGACGAGCCGGTCAATGGCCTGGATCCGGAAGGCGTGCTGTGGGTCCGCAACCTGGTCCGCTACCTGGCCAACCAGGGCAAGACCATTTTCCTGTCCTCGCACCTGATGAGCGAGATGGCCCAGACGGCCGACCACCTGATCGTTATCGGCCGTGGCCGGATCATTGCCGACGCACCGGTCCAGCAGATCATCGCCGGCACGCGCCAGGCAAAGACCCTGGTCCGCAGTTCCGCAGCCTCGCAGCTCTCTGCCTTGCTTGCAGGGAACGGCGTGAAGGTGGACCAGAGCGAAACGGAGACCCTGGAAGTGACGGGGATGGATTCACGGCAGATCGCCCAGGTTGCGCTGGACAACGGCGTCCTGGTCTACGAGCTCACACCACAACTCTCGTCGCTTGAGGACGCCTATTTCGATCTCACGAAGGATGAGGTGGAGTACCACTCGCATCTGGCTGGCGGACCCGCCGACGCATACGCCACGGCAACGGCAGGAAAGTAA
- a CDS encoding ABC transporter permease has protein sequence MTTMTETRTTARSTAGSRGVSFTGVLRSEWIKLWSLMSTRILLVLTLAAIIGVGALAVLIRFSYLDSVARTARDQGQTMTPEMMEQTFPPGSGFDLYNLPNAGLQIGILVLGSLAVLFISSEYATGMIRSTMNAVPKRTPAFLAKAILLAVISYVITTVAAVATFLIAMPVFQGLGFDLDWSTDGVLYSVFTGGLYVAGVALIGLSLGALLRNSAGGITVLVGLFFVLSIAASFMTLIPGDFWKHVPQYIPSEAGGRFLSIGHVDGIIDPWHGGLIFLGYVLLFLVPAMIVLKKRDV, from the coding sequence ATGACCACCATGACTGAAACCCGAACCACCGCCCGTTCCACCGCAGGGTCCCGCGGCGTGAGCTTCACCGGCGTCTTGCGGTCCGAATGGATCAAGCTCTGGTCCCTGATGTCCACCCGAATCCTGCTGGTGCTGACCCTCGCGGCCATCATCGGAGTGGGTGCCCTCGCGGTCCTCATCAGATTCTCCTACCTGGACAGCGTGGCGCGTACCGCGCGGGACCAGGGCCAGACCATGACGCCGGAAATGATGGAGCAGACCTTCCCGCCGGGATCAGGCTTTGACCTCTATAACCTGCCCAATGCGGGCCTGCAGATCGGCATCCTGGTACTGGGTTCCCTGGCCGTCCTGTTCATCTCCTCCGAATACGCCACGGGGATGATCCGCTCCACCATGAACGCCGTCCCTAAGCGCACCCCGGCCTTTCTGGCCAAGGCCATCCTGCTTGCCGTTATCTCCTACGTCATCACCACCGTTGCCGCCGTGGCCACATTCCTCATTGCCATGCCCGTGTTCCAGGGCCTGGGCTTTGACCTTGACTGGTCCACAGACGGCGTCCTGTACAGCGTCTTCACGGGCGGCCTGTACGTGGCCGGTGTGGCCCTGATCGGCCTGTCACTCGGAGCGCTGCTGCGGAACTCCGCGGGCGGCATCACGGTGCTGGTGGGGCTGTTCTTTGTCCTGTCCATTGCCGCCAGCTTCATGACCCTCATTCCCGGCGACTTCTGGAAGCACGTGCCGCAGTACATCCCCAGCGAAGCCGGCGGACGCTTCCTGTCCATTGGCCACGTCGACGGCATCATCGATCCATGGCACGGCGGCCTTATTTTCCTGGGCTACGTGCTGCTGTTCCTGGTTCCGGCCATGATCGTGCTGAAGAAACGCGACGTCTAG
- a CDS encoding M18 family aminopeptidase translates to MPSPSTAADHIQDLGAYVSASPSSFHAVHEAARRLKQAGFTGLDELEPWDGGTGNFYLVRDGALIAWVVPDGAGPTTGFNILGSHTDSPSFKLKPKPTIGAHGWLQAGVEVYGGPLLNSWLDRELELAGRLVMLDGTQHLTATGPLLRFPQLAIHLDRAANDGLTLDKQRHMNPVWGLGNPADVDLLGMLARHVSGGAAVKAAEIGGYDVVMADTQAPAVFGANGEFFASGRLDNLSATHAGLVALIAHASSSAGAGGPSGRASEGNAPIAVLAAFDHEEIGSNSRSGACGPILEDVLVRISDGLGATVSQRRQAMAASFCVSADAGHAVHPNYAERHDPTNHPMLNGGPLLKINANQRYATDANGAAFWARLCAEAGVPYQEFVSNNVMPCGSTIGPLTATRLGIRTVDVGVPLLSMHSARELCGVEDPHRLATVTELFFRTAARASA, encoded by the coding sequence ATGCCTTCACCTTCCACCGCCGCTGACCACATCCAGGACCTTGGCGCGTATGTCAGCGCATCGCCGTCGAGCTTTCACGCTGTCCACGAAGCCGCACGGCGGCTCAAACAGGCCGGTTTCACCGGCCTGGACGAGCTTGAACCCTGGGACGGCGGTACCGGCAATTTCTACCTGGTCCGGGACGGTGCGCTCATCGCATGGGTGGTACCGGACGGGGCAGGCCCGACCACCGGGTTCAACATCCTGGGCTCGCACACCGATTCGCCGTCGTTCAAGCTAAAGCCCAAGCCCACCATCGGCGCCCATGGCTGGCTGCAGGCCGGCGTCGAGGTTTATGGCGGTCCGTTGCTGAACTCCTGGCTGGACCGGGAGCTTGAGCTCGCCGGAAGGCTGGTCATGCTGGACGGCACCCAGCACCTCACGGCTACCGGGCCCCTGCTCCGGTTCCCGCAGCTGGCCATCCACCTGGACCGTGCCGCGAACGACGGCCTCACCCTGGACAAGCAGCGCCACATGAACCCGGTGTGGGGGCTCGGGAACCCGGCTGACGTTGATCTGCTGGGGATGCTGGCCAGGCACGTGTCCGGCGGCGCCGCGGTGAAGGCTGCGGAGATCGGCGGGTACGACGTCGTGATGGCAGATACGCAGGCTCCTGCGGTTTTCGGGGCCAACGGTGAGTTCTTCGCCTCCGGACGCCTGGATAACCTTTCCGCCACGCACGCCGGGCTGGTAGCGCTGATCGCGCACGCGTCGTCGTCCGCGGGCGCTGGCGGCCCTTCCGGCCGTGCGTCAGAAGGCAATGCCCCGATCGCTGTCCTGGCTGCGTTTGACCACGAGGAAATCGGCTCCAACTCCCGGTCGGGTGCGTGCGGGCCCATCCTCGAGGACGTGCTGGTGCGCATCTCCGACGGCCTGGGTGCCACAGTGAGCCAGCGGCGGCAGGCGATGGCGGCGTCGTTCTGTGTGTCCGCTGATGCCGGCCACGCCGTCCACCCCAATTACGCGGAACGGCACGACCCCACCAACCACCCGATGCTCAATGGCGGCCCGCTGCTGAAGATCAATGCCAATCAGCGCTACGCCACGGACGCCAACGGCGCGGCCTTCTGGGCCCGGCTCTGTGCCGAGGCTGGGGTGCCGTACCAGGAATTCGTTTCCAACAACGTGATGCCTTGTGGCTCCACTATCGGCCCGCTCACCGCGACGAGGCTTGGAATCCGGACCGTGGACGTAGGCGTGCCGCTGCTGTCCATGCACTCCGCCCGCGAACTCTGCGGCGTGGAAGATCCGCACCGGCTGGCCACGGTCACGGAGTTGTTCTTCCGGACCGCGGCCAGGGCGTCTGCGTAG
- a CDS encoding bifunctional phosphatase PAP2/diacylglycerol kinase family protein, which translates to MHRMWRKGPGWIARFDRYLLRRVSGFPGGNHDTFFRRLSASANHGKLWMGAAAVMAAFPGKPRRAAVHGLIAQAVASAVTNVGFKTLLPRTRPLPEHLPVFRFVHPQPTSSSMPSGHSASAIAFAVGAGMVKPSVGLALAPVALGVAYSRVHTGAHWPSDVLFGSAIGAGAALITRKWWPVRPPFPATARSWTSAPELPDGEGLSVVVNTLGGSFTKETAAALQEVFPRAHINTVEAGEDLVDKIRTTAGLPGTRALGVWGGDGTVGTAAAAAVERSLPLLVLPGGTLNHFARDAGTGSLKEAVAAANRGEAALADVGVVSVERGLAGNPETVELLMLNTASIGLYPNLVRRREKLRPALGKPLAGVVAMFRTFTAGTPTTLIVDGVRHKLWIAYVGRGRYFPRDHAPLVRPVLDDGVLDVRMITADESFARLRLLWSVLTGTVATSRITHLREVTGIRVESDGSPMVLAVDGEALAGVRSVEFRVDRHALMYYSPRP; encoded by the coding sequence ATGCACAGGATGTGGCGCAAGGGCCCGGGATGGATCGCACGCTTTGACCGGTATCTGCTTCGCCGCGTTTCGGGATTTCCCGGAGGAAACCATGACACGTTCTTCCGCCGGCTCTCCGCGTCGGCCAACCACGGCAAGCTGTGGATGGGCGCGGCAGCTGTGATGGCCGCTTTTCCAGGCAAGCCCCGACGGGCCGCAGTGCACGGCCTGATCGCACAGGCCGTGGCATCCGCTGTGACCAACGTCGGGTTCAAGACGCTGCTGCCCCGCACCCGGCCCCTGCCCGAGCATCTGCCGGTCTTCCGCTTCGTCCACCCGCAGCCCACCAGTTCGTCCATGCCGTCAGGACACTCGGCATCGGCCATTGCATTCGCGGTAGGTGCCGGCATGGTCAAACCATCCGTTGGCCTCGCCCTGGCCCCGGTGGCGTTGGGCGTTGCCTATTCTCGGGTGCATACGGGCGCCCACTGGCCGTCGGACGTCCTGTTTGGCTCCGCCATCGGCGCCGGGGCCGCGCTGATCACCCGCAAGTGGTGGCCGGTGCGCCCGCCGTTTCCCGCCACCGCCCGCAGCTGGACCTCGGCGCCGGAACTCCCGGACGGCGAGGGCCTTAGCGTTGTGGTGAACACCCTGGGTGGATCCTTCACCAAAGAGACCGCAGCTGCCCTGCAGGAAGTATTCCCTAGGGCGCATATAAACACTGTTGAGGCCGGTGAGGACCTGGTTGATAAAATTCGGACCACTGCAGGCCTTCCTGGTACGCGCGCATTGGGCGTCTGGGGCGGCGACGGGACGGTGGGCACCGCAGCCGCTGCCGCCGTCGAACGTTCTCTTCCCTTGCTGGTCCTTCCGGGAGGCACTCTCAACCACTTTGCGCGTGATGCTGGAACGGGGAGCCTCAAGGAGGCGGTAGCTGCTGCCAATCGGGGCGAGGCCGCCCTTGCCGATGTGGGGGTGGTGTCCGTGGAACGCGGTCTGGCGGGAAATCCCGAGACGGTCGAACTCCTCATGCTGAACACTGCGAGCATTGGGCTGTACCCCAACCTGGTGCGGCGCCGTGAGAAGCTTCGGCCTGCGCTGGGCAAACCGCTGGCCGGGGTGGTGGCCATGTTCCGGACCTTCACGGCGGGAACGCCCACCACACTGATTGTGGACGGCGTGAGGCATAAGCTTTGGATCGCCTACGTAGGCCGGGGCCGGTACTTCCCCAGAGACCACGCCCCCCTGGTTCGCCCGGTCCTTGACGACGGAGTGCTGGACGTGCGGATGATCACTGCCGACGAATCCTTCGCCCGGCTGCGCCTGCTGTGGTCCGTCCTGACGGGCACTGTGGCCACGTCCCGGATCACCCACCTGAGGGAGGTTACCGGCATCCGCGTCGAATCAGACGGCTCGCCCATGGTTTTGGCAGTGGACGGCGAGGCCCTTGCCGGCGTGCGCAGTGTCGAGTTCCGCGTGGATCGGCACGCTCTCATGTACTACTCGCCGCGGCCGTGA
- a CDS encoding glycosyltransferase family 2 protein — translation MHLSISTQLPISFSEPTISSPRASVSVVIPTLNEAMNLPWVLRRMPSYVDEVVIVDGRSHDHTVDVARALRVDVVVVDERRKGKGVAVRAGFAAASGDIIVMLDADGSMDPQEIGWFVSPLQHDYDFVKGSRYVTGGGSEDLTWLRNAGNRALTGLANTVLRSDYSDLCYGYIAFRRECLEVLELESNGFEIETELIVRAARAGLRIAEVPSIELDRISGASNLQTFRDGWRVLRTLARECTLWEAPTAGARPEALRRVKYAYANVRFPRTPTDPQSLLALVEGH, via the coding sequence ATGCATTTGTCTATTTCCACCCAGCTTCCAATTTCCTTCTCCGAGCCGACCATCTCGTCACCGAGGGCGTCAGTAAGTGTGGTTATTCCGACCTTAAATGAGGCAATGAATCTCCCTTGGGTCCTTCGCCGCATGCCCTCGTACGTGGACGAGGTTGTCATCGTAGATGGGCGCTCCCATGATCACACCGTCGACGTTGCCCGGGCACTCCGCGTCGACGTCGTTGTAGTGGACGAGCGACGCAAGGGAAAAGGTGTCGCCGTACGTGCGGGATTCGCCGCAGCCTCGGGTGACATCATCGTCATGCTGGACGCGGACGGAAGCATGGACCCCCAGGAAATCGGCTGGTTTGTCTCCCCGCTCCAGCATGACTACGACTTCGTCAAGGGCTCACGTTACGTCACCGGGGGCGGATCCGAGGATCTGACCTGGTTGCGGAACGCCGGCAACCGGGCGCTGACAGGGTTGGCCAACACCGTGTTGCGCAGTGACTACTCCGACCTTTGCTACGGATACATAGCGTTCCGCAGGGAATGCCTGGAGGTTCTGGAACTCGAATCGAATGGCTTTGAAATCGAGACGGAGCTGATTGTTCGGGCAGCCAGGGCGGGCCTCCGCATCGCCGAGGTACCGAGCATTGAGCTTGACCGCATATCCGGAGCCTCGAATCTGCAGACGTTCCGTGACGGGTGGCGGGTACTGCGAACGCTTGCACGGGAATGCACCCTCTGGGAGGCGCCCACTGCCGGAGCCCGTCCCGAGGCTCTCCGGCGAGTGAAGTATGCCTATGCAAACGTCAGGTTTCCGCGGACACCTACGGATCCGCAGAGCCTCCTGGCGTTGGTGGAAGGGCATTAG
- a CDS encoding response regulator, which translates to MTETQEITVLLVDDQPLLRMGFRLILEGEDDLRIVGEASDGAEAVRLVRELNPDVVLMDVRMPVLDGIEATRAITGSGSGVRIIILTTFDVDEYAFAGLQAGASAFLLKDVAPSELISAVRVVASGDAVVAPRVTQRLLETYVRGAKQPAQAAAQRDPLLEDLTPRETEMLEAMAEGLSNGEIAHRYFLSEATVKTHVRRILTKLHLRDRVQAVVYAYETGLVVPSNPDY; encoded by the coding sequence ATGACTGAGACGCAAGAGATCACCGTCCTGCTGGTGGATGACCAGCCGCTGCTCCGAATGGGCTTCCGGCTCATCCTTGAAGGTGAGGATGACCTCCGGATCGTCGGCGAGGCTTCCGACGGCGCAGAGGCCGTGCGGCTGGTCCGCGAACTCAACCCCGACGTGGTGTTGATGGACGTCCGGATGCCCGTGCTGGACGGCATTGAGGCAACCCGTGCCATCACCGGCTCCGGATCCGGCGTAAGGATCATCATCCTGACCACCTTCGATGTGGATGAGTACGCCTTTGCCGGGCTGCAGGCCGGCGCCTCCGCGTTTCTGTTGAAGGACGTGGCACCGTCAGAGCTGATCAGCGCCGTCCGCGTGGTGGCCAGCGGGGACGCGGTAGTGGCCCCGCGGGTCACGCAACGGCTGCTGGAAACCTACGTTCGCGGAGCAAAGCAGCCCGCCCAGGCAGCCGCACAGAGGGATCCGCTGCTTGAGGACCTGACGCCGCGCGAAACAGAGATGCTGGAAGCCATGGCCGAAGGACTGTCCAACGGCGAGATCGCACACCGGTATTTCCTCTCCGAAGCCACGGTGAAGACCCACGTCCGCAGGATCCTGACCAAACTCCACCTGCGCGACCGCGTCCAGGCTGTGGTGTACGCCTATGAGACAGGCCTGGTGGTCCCGAGCAACCCCGACTACTGA